One Solanum lycopersicum chromosome 4, SLM_r2.1 DNA window includes the following coding sequences:
- the HZ24 gene encoding homeobox-leucine zipper protein HZ24, whose protein sequence is MEVARVHEGSNNGFILPNEILPPTSNWISNSSSIFHGSVSMVNFDQDRVQKSKKRSFLAQLDQDDSSSNDDNYNYHHQSEKKRRLLPKQVEYLEKSFEVENKLEPERKVQLAKETGLQPRQVAIWFQNRRARCKTKQIEKDYDVLKASFDELKTQYDCLFKENGSLRNEVHLLKEKLINRVKGKEILEFISPLDHVEPQNPSIGVDSNLAMVKCKQEDAKSDVLDSDSPRFTDGDYTSYLEPADSSNVFQTEHSNFSRENDTLCFPKLEEHHHHDDLPVNSCNLGFQIEDQSWFSHY, encoded by the exons ATGGAGGTAGCAAGAGTTCATGAAGGTTCTAACAATGGCTTTATACTTCCAAATGAAATTCTTCCTCCTACTTCTAATTGGATATCTAATTCTTCCTCCATTTTCCATG GCTCTGTATCGATGGTAAATTTCGATCAAGATCGAGTACAGAAGTCTAAAAAGAGGTCATTTTTAGCACAACTTGATCAAGACGACAGTAGTAGCAATGATGACAATTACAATTATCATCACCAAAGTGAAAAGAAAAGACGATTGTTACCAAAAcaagttgagtatcttgagaAAAGTTTCGAGGTAGAAAACAAGCTTGAACCTGAAAGGAAAGTACAATTAGCTAAAGAAACTGGATTGCAGCCTAGACAAGTTGCTATTTGGTTTCAAAATCGACGAGCACGATGCAAAACGAAACAAATTGAGAAGGATTATGATGTCCTTAAAGCTAGCTTTGATGAATTGAAGACTCAATATGATTGTCTCTTCAAAGAGAATGGAAGCTTGAGAAATGAG GTACATTTACTCAAAGAGAAGTTGATCAACAGAGTAAAAGGGAAggaaattttagaatttattagTCCACTTGATCATGTAGAACCTCAAAATCCTTCTATTGGAGTTGATTCAAATTTAGCAATGGTGAAGTGCAAGCAAGAAGATGCAAAAAGTGATGTTCTTGATTCGGACAGTCCGCGTTTTACTGACGGAGATTACACTTCATATTTGGAGCCTGCTGATTCTTCAAATGTATTTCAGACAGAACACTCTAATTTTTCTCGAGAAAATGACACATTATGCTTCCCAAAACTTGAAGAACATCATCATCACGATGATTTACCTGTTAATTCTTGTAATTTGGGTTTTCAAATTGAGGATCAATCTTGGTTCTCACATTATTGA